The sequence CGGGCAGGCGGCGCAGGGCGAGGAGTTCGAGGGTGTAGGGCAGGACCGAGGAGAGCAGGGCCACCGCCGAGCCGAGCGCGACGGTGCCGGGGTCGAGGAGACGGCTGCCTGCGTCGACGATGCCGAGGGGGAGGAAGAGCAGGGCCGCGATCGCCATGGCCAGCGCCAGTCCGTCCGCCTGCGGGAAGCGGCGGCCGGTACGGGCGCTGAAGACTATGTATGACGCCCACATGGCGCCGGCGCCCAGGGCAAAGGCGACGCCTATGGGGTCGAGGTCGCTGAAGCCTCCGCCGCCGAGCAGGAACACGCCCGCGAGGGCGAGGCCCGCCCAGAGCGCGTTGATCGCACGGCGGGAGGCCAGGACGGACAGGGCCAGCGGGCCGAGGACCTCCAGGGTGACGGCGGGGCCGAGCGGGATGCGGGCCACCGCCTCGTAGAAGAGGCCGTTCATCGCGCCCATGGTGATGCCGAAGACGAGCACCGTGCCCCAGTCGGTGCGGGAGTGGCCGCGCAGCCGGGGGCGGCAGACCACGAGCAGGACGATCGCCGCCGCGA is a genomic window of Streptomyces griseochromogenes containing:
- a CDS encoding EamA family transporter, translating into MSSMPPQSSRTPGRLGSLGPVGLVLAGGVSVQFGGALAVTLMPRAGALGVVTLRLLAAAIVLLVVCRPRLRGHSRTDWGTVLVFGITMGAMNGLFYEAVARIPLGPAVTLEVLGPLALSVLASRRAINALWAGLALAGVFLLGGGGFSDLDPIGVAFALGAGAMWASYIVFSARTGRRFPQADGLALAMAIAALLFLPLGIVDAGSRLLDPGTVALGSAVALLSSVLPYTLELLALRRLPASTFAILMSLEPALAATAGFLILGQALSAAEAAAIALVIAASIGAVRTQVGRSKVPPLPAEGQ